The genomic interval GATGGAGTCAGCCGTGATAGGGTTGCTCTTGCTGATGGGGTCGGCTTCGGCGTGGAACGTGACCTTCTCTTCTCCGAATGTGACGATCCACATGCACGAGACATTGTGCGTACCCTTTTCCGCCCCAGTCAACGCAGCGGACATCATCGATGGAATTTTGACGGCGAGTTCGTCCCGGGACTCGGTTGCTAGCGTCCCTAACTTGCCGGTTTTGGATCCGAGTGACGTCGAAGACTCTACCTGGAAGAGCTGTCTCAACATTACCGCAAACTTCCTCGGTCGAGCGGATGTAGTTATTTCCATAGCTTCTTCTGCGGTATGACCGGAACCGAGTAAATTTAGCCAACGAAATCTTCCATCTCGAGGTCCGCAGGGCGGCAAAACATACCGAATAATTTTGCCCTTTTGGTTCTTAGGGCAACAAAAGTTCCGAAGCCCTCGAGGTCATCGTAATTCGCGAGGAGCGCGTTATAGATACGCTATTTACGGTCTGCGTAGCGGTGCTCGTCTCCGTCCTGTACATCAACTTCGGCTGTGCTATGGACTGGGACATCTGTCAGCGTACGTTAAAAAAACCCGTTGGTCCCACGATcggatttttttgtcaatttctctACATGCCTTTGGTAAGTTGATTTCGTGTGCGGGGAGGAGGGAGAAGGGGTCGTCCAATTATCGTGCACGGAAATCACCAGCTCTTTCTGTCGACAGCTGAGCTACGTTATCGGGCTTATACTCTTTCCTGACGATGCTGAGATGCGCATAGGGATGTTCTTCTCAGGAGTAAGTCCAAGTGGCGGAGCCTCCAACATCTGGACCGCACTATTGGATGGAAACCTCAACTTGTCCGTTACAATGACTACCATAAGTACCCTGGCTGCATTCGGTAAGTCCCTGTCTCGATTCCAGGCTGTCAGCATTGCGTTCAACGGATcagtatttaattttttcatatgtaCAGCCATGATGCCGTTGTGGATCTTCACCCTTGGCAGATCGATATTCCATAAGGGAGATCTCGTAGTTCCGTACTCTAAGATAGCAATGTTTGCGGTTTCACTGATCGTCCCACTGGCTATTGGATACATAATACAGAAAAAGTTGCCCAGGGTCTGCAGGCTTCTAGTCAGGATTCTAAAACCGTTCTCAAGCCTGCTTATCCTATTCATCATCGTCTTTGCAATCGTCACGAATCTCTATCTTTTCCAGCTGTTTTCGTGGCGGGTAATTATGCCAAATTTATTACTTATGACGATCCTGCAAACTCACGAAAATTCCTCCTCGAAATTCATCAATCTAATCCCGAACAATACGACTCCTGCGTGAAACAAATCATTGCAGATAATAGTTGCTGGTATTGGGCTTCCATGGCTTGGCTATTTATTCGGCATGATAGTCGCTTGGGTTCTGAAACAGCCGCGTCCGGACATCACGGCAATCTCGATCGAAACCGGAGTGCAGAATACCGGAATATCCATCTTCCTTCTCCGGTTCTCGCTTCCTCAACCAGCAGCGGACCTGACAACCAGTAAGAACATTTTAACGGGCACAACTCGTGTACACATCGCGAAGGGGATAATTGAATGTTAACGAGTGGTTTCTTATGATAATTCACAGTTGCGCCGGTCGCGGTGGCGATAATGACCCCGATCCCGATGACAATATGGTTCATTGGTAAATTGATCAACGATCGGCGAAAAAAGTCCTTGGCTGCTTCCTCGGAGAAGCTGCGAAGCTCCGCGGATCCGATACCGACCATCGCCGACGCTGATAAGTCCACACGGACTGATGGGAGTGCTTGATTGGCAGATCTTTGTCGGCGGCCGAAAGACACAACGTATCAAAATGGATTTAACGCAAAGCTATTTGAAATTGTTGTTTCACAGATCTCGGCTCGCCACATCTCACCTGCCAAGGGTCGTATCACGCGGACACAATGAGCAGAGGCTGCTCACTAtttggtcgtttttttgtaacacGAAGCATTTTTGGAGTGTTCCCTGCACCGGTACGATACGTACTTAACCATCCAAACGCCCTGTGTTTGCATTTCATATCCATCCCTAGCCCTTCCTCCAATAATGCACAGATAAAGATTTCgagaatgaattttaaaatgCGATTGTGTATCGAGTAGATATCTAGCAGGAGTAGTTAAAATATGTACCTTATATGGTCAGATTAAATAACCTGGGACCTACGGTTTTAGCAACTCTCGGACCCGAAGAGTTCAGGTTGCGACTGAGGGGTGATTTTCCCCATAACTGATACTTATATTGTTGTAATCTAAATTGTAGCGAGTGCGTCGCGAATGCGGACTTGAAGTAGGATTATAATTTCCCAATTCGAATGAGATCCCCtacctgtaaaaaaaattagttataTGTTTTGAAATCCCAACAGTAAAAGtgccttctatttttttaatttccaaaTCGCATTGTATACAACAAATTTTACTGTTGTACAGCAAGCTATTGTACAGACAATAATTGATGTAGATTAACAGCATTTATCGCCGCGCTCTTTTAGATAAGTATTTAGGCATAAGTATTTTGATGTTTAGTCATATATGAGATGTATATATtaaacgttgatttttttattaccgaaaTGTATGACCTGTTTATTGTAAAACGTGCGAAACATCGAATAACTGCTCAATGCTTGACTGATGGAAGTTTACGATACTGCGGATGATTCCCATTCCCGCACGTTTAATTTAAACGCCGGCCAGAGTATAAAGCGGGAGGGGGAAGCTGGGCAAGATATAAgggttcgttattttttcattgggGGGCGCCATCTCTCACGGAAAACGCGTAGGTGGAGGTGGTGGGCGCGGCGCGGCGTTGATGGTATTCATGGTGTGGTAGGTACTCGCAGTACTCGAACTCGACTGAACCATATCCCATCCGTCGTATgtatctcacaatcagtgcaAGCTTTAACCAAAGAGACAAGATTACAGGTACATCGCAATGAGCGTTGACGGTGTGTAGTGTGTGTCAGACGAATATTTCTTCCCTGACACTGCTCAATTCGAACAGCGAGCTGGCTAATGGATAATAATCGATAATAATCGCAGTATTTGTTATGCCGCAAAACGTTAATCCGGTATCACCGAGTAATATGTTTCGTCGGTAGTTCTCGTTGTGTCGTAAATAATCTACATGCCTATAACGTTTCAATTGGGATCGGTCGTGCATGTGTCACTCGAGTAGGaggcgtgtatatgtataaatatattagaaTATATTTTGTCTATGACGTATATTCTCGCCGTGATCATATGAGATATTTGTAATATTATGGTATTAAACTCGGTGACGTTGAGCTTTCAAGTCTTGAACGTGCCGTCCTAATTGTTGTATGTAATGCCTGGGAGTCGTTCGAGTACAGATCCAGAGCACAAGTCACCCCGCGAAAGTGGCGAGGATTCTGAGGATGAGAGTGAAATCCTGGAGGAGAGTCCTTGCGGACGCTGGCTCAAAAGGCGTGAAGAGGTATCTTTCGCTTGCTTGCAAGCTTCGTCGACTTATGTCAACAATTGCACGGTAGAGACAACGTAGTTATTTTACTAAATCACTGTGCAATGTGTCATTCCAGGTTTACGTTCCTACCAAGTCAGCTTTAGCTGAAGGGTCTAGCTTTGCAGGAGCTCGAAGCAGCGggggtgaaattgaaaaaattccgcaGAGCACAGATATGGAAGTAAGAACTTTGACAACCGCATAAACCGCTAAATTCTGAATTCTCAAAATACAAAAGATTTGTTGTCACAAAGTATCCGCATTGCTAAAGTCTAATGAAAAAGCTGATGATCATGTAATTCCATCTTTCAATAGGCTGAAAAGAGGGATCTACCAGGCGTTGACTGTGCCTACCTTGCAATGGACACAGAGGAAGGTGTCGAGGTTGTTTGGAATGAAGTGCAGTTCTCTgagcgtaaaaatttcaaagcacaggaagagaaaattcagCTCGTCTTTGAGAATCTCACGCAGTTAGAACATCCCAATATAGttaaatttcatagatattGGACAGATACTCACAATGACAAACCACGGGTGAGTAGATGTATTACAGGTATCTACTTCTCTGAAATTTGCAAGTAACTGCGATCCTACAATACTGACGTTCTACAACTTGTTGATTTCCAGGTCATATTTATTACCGAATATATGTCGTCGGGTTCGTTGAAGCAGTTCCTCAAAAGAACAAAGCGTAATGTTAAAAAATTACCTTTGCAAGCCTGGAAACGATGGTGTACACAAATTCTTTCAGCTTTAAGGTGAGCAATTTGCATTATTGAAGATTCCCATTGTGACTCCCTTCGCTGATCTACGCTAGAATACATTGAGGAAATTCTTGTTCCAGTTACCTGCATTCTTGCTCACCCCCTATTATTCATGGAAATCTCACCTGTGATACTATATTTATTCAGCACAATGGCCTAGTAAAAATTGGTTCAGGTAAGCAGTGAGATGCAGATTCTAGGTGTGCGATGTTACGTACATGTAACCCATTATTCACGTTGATCATGAAATAGGGAACACGATACTTATGTAGGCATTGAGTGGTATGACTACTAGATTTGAATGATGATAAAACTGTTGGCATTATTATCGAGTGCACGAATCATTCCTAGCTAATCGGAAAGTTGCGCTGTATCAATGAATACGATAATCTTATCATAAACGAGGAGAAATTATATCGATAAAGTCTGGGAGAGAGTAAGATCATATATTAAGAGATCTGAAGCAACAGAAATGTCCTCATGAATGACCGAATAGCAGGAATATAACACTTCGATTTACGTTCTAATATGTTCATCATCAACTGCGCCTagctttatttttaaatattgatAGTAACGGACGAATCGTTTCTTATATTTTGCCACTTGCACAAGTGGGACAGACAGATTGTGCTTCTAATGTTCTCTTGTATTAGGAGTAACTTGAGTCCTCATTTTTAATTGTAGCATATAGCCTAATctagataatgaaaaaaaacagcaatGCCATCAACGAGAAAGGAGGTACAAACGTACTTTCACCAACTGGAGATTAAACTTTTCAACACCTACAAGTTACCAGTTGGTGTGTAACTTGTCACAGATGGTGAGCTGGCCAAAAGTATAAACTTGGGAATTTAACATCTATCATCAGCTAAGTAAATTAGGGACGGAGAGGTAaacaacattattattataatacatattgtatactaACCATGAAAAATACGATAACTCATTGGTTCAGTTACTCTATTGAATCGCGATGCAGAGTAATGTTTAATAGAACAACAACACCATGTCTCCATAGTAAGTCTTGTACACGAAGAACTCTGTCATTAGGCTTCTGAAGAACCAATTGAAATGAGGGCTCAGTTTGAACTTGACATTAATACTACATGTAAATGATAAGCCAAAAACTTTCCAGCGCCACCTGCAACCCTCGCTCAGTAATTTTATATGATAGTTCAGAAGATCTTTGCCTTCcagtaaaataacaaaaaaacacgttTGTTCTACGTTCCAGTGGCACCTGATGCAATTCATCACCATGTCAAAACTTGTAGAGCAAACATGAAGAATATGCATTTTGTTGCACCCGAGTATGCGAGTGAGTTAAATTACCATTCTCAATTACGAGTCATGTAactttggaatattttcaccgaGTGGGTGGAACAATCATATTTTCACAGGTCTATTTTCAGATTCTGTGACTCCAGCCATTGATATTTATTCTTTTGGAATGTGCGCTCTGGAAATGGCTGCTCTAGAAATTCAAGGAAATGGTGATACCGGTACCGTGGTCACAGATGAAAATATCAACAAGACGATAGAATCGTTAGATGATGCTCAGCAAAAAGATTTTATTCACAAATGTCTCCAAGTAGATCCACTCTCCCGACCTAGTGCCAGAGAACTTCTCTTTCATCCCCTTCTCTTTGAGGTTCACTCCCTGAAGTTATTGTCTGCTCATGCTCTGGTTAATTCCACTAGTGAGTATTCGGAGTTGCTCTTCTGGTATCTACTTGTAATTTATTTGCCATCTTATGATAAATCGATCTCGTTAATAATTTGCAGCGAATATTTCTGAAACAATAACAGACGAGGTTCTTCAAAGGTTGTATGGGCCAGACACGGTCGTTGCTGAAATACACTACATCGGACGTCCTCCACAGCAGATTCGCTCTAGCGATATTCCAGTTGccgaaaagttggaaaaattcgtcgaagaTGTGAAGTAAGTTTCGAATAGTATAGGGCAGtagtattgaaaaaataattttatcatttcattgGACTTTTTAGGTACGGAATATATCCCTTAACCGCATTTATGCCAAAATTACCACCTCCGGTTCGACCTCGAGCAATTTCGCCTGAGGTAACTGAGTCAGTAAAGTCTGTGACGCCTGAACCACTCGATTTCGAATCCCGTAGAGTTGTAAATATGATGTGTAACGTCAAACCAAGGGAAGAAAGTCGTGAATTGCTTGTAAGTCTTCCATTGTTACTCCGACGTTCGCCTACATCGCTAAGGGTGAGAATGCGCAACATGCATTTTCCCAGCTCCTCGCAGTTCTCAATTAATGTGTATCGCCATGCATTTCAGATGACAATACTCTTGCGAATGGATGATAAAATGAATCGACAATTGACATGTCCTGTTACGCAAATTGATACGTCGATGCTTCTTGCACAAGAACTTGTACATTTTGGCTTTATCAACGAGGTGAGTATAGATCTTGAAAGCCACCTaaacttttcaattctatCAGCCTATTAACTAAACTTTTTCGTTTGTCTCAGAACGATCGTGATAAAATAGGGAATCTGATCGAAGAGGCTTTGCGGAGTTGTTTCAATAAGCAATTGATGAATCCAGGAATGGTGTCCTTGACAAGTCTACCAACGCAAACAACCCTGCTACTGTCTGGCTCTGAATTTCCTAGCTTACAACATTTAGATAATTCTATTGTCAGTACCACAACATCCAGTGGGGATTGCTTGAGTGGCAGTTCTTATGAAAGTTCTGGAGTAACCGGAGTCAGTAACAATGACATAACGGAAAGTAAGGAAGCGGAATCGTCAATAATCGCCGACAGTGGCAGTTAACCATCGAGTATTTGTGATAATTCGGTTCAATGTGCCACCATACACATTTTATATATAGACTGGctatgtatttttatatttaagtAAATACGACGGAAGGTTGGCCTGGATGGCCTGGAGGATGGGAGGGGTCATGGCTTTAATGTGAGAGTATAACCAAGACCGTAAATGTGCACACTTTAATGACACGTAGGTA from Athalia rosae chromosome 1, iyAthRosa1.1, whole genome shotgun sequence carries:
- the LOC105693515 gene encoding ileal sodium/bile acid cotransporter-like, whose protein sequence is MESAVIGLLLLMGSASAWNVTFSSPNVTIHMHETLCVPFSAPVNAADIIDGILTASSSRDSVASVPNLPVLDPSDVEDSTWKSCLNITANFLGRADVVISIASSAGNKSSEALEVIVIREERVIDTLFTVCVAVLVSVLYINFGCAMDWDICQRTLKKPVGPTIGFFCQFLYMPLLSYVIGLILFPDDAEMRIGMFFSGVSPSGGASNIWTALLDGNLNLSVTMTTISTLAAFAMMPLWIFTLGRSIFHKGDLVVPYSKIAMFAVSLIVPLAIGYIIQKKLPRVCRLLVRILKPFSSLLILFIIVFAIVTNLYLFQLFSWRIIVAGIGLPWLGYLFGMIVAWVLKQPRPDITAISIETGVQNTGISIFLLRFSLPQPAADLTTIAPVAVAIMTPIPMTIWFIGKLINDRRKKSLAASSEKLRSSADPIPTIADADKSTRTDGSA
- the LOC105693527 gene encoding nuclear receptor-binding protein homolog isoform X1; translation: MPGSRSSTDPEHKSPRESGEDSEDESEILEESPCGRWLKRREEVYVPTKSALAEGSSFAGARSSGGEIEKIPQSTDMEAEKRDLPGVDCAYLAMDTEEGVEVVWNEVQFSERKNFKAQEEKIQLVFENLTQLEHPNIVKFHRYWTDTHNDKPRVIFITEYMSSGSLKQFLKRTKRNVKKLPLQAWKRWCTQILSALSYLHSCSPPIIHGNLTCDTIFIQHNGLVKIGSVAPDAIHHHVKTCRANMKNMHFVAPEYASLFSDSVTPAIDIYSFGMCALEMAALEIQGNGDTGTVVTDENINKTIESLDDAQQKDFIHKCLQVDPLSRPSARELLFHPLLFEVHSLKLLSAHALVNSTTNISETITDEVLQRLYGPDTVVAEIHYIGRPPQQIRSSDIPVAEKLEKFVEDVKYGIYPLTAFMPKLPPPVRPRAISPEVTESVKSVTPEPLDFESRRVVNMMCNVKPREESRELLVSLPLLLRRSPTSLRMTILLRMDDKMNRQLTCPVTQIDTSMLLAQELVHFGFINENDRDKIGNLIEEALRSCFNKQLMNPGMVSLTSLPTQTTLLLSGSEFPSLQHLDNSIVSTTTSSGDCLSGSSYESSGVTGVSNNDITESKEAESSIIADSGS
- the LOC105693527 gene encoding nuclear receptor-binding protein homolog isoform X3, producing the protein MPGSRSSTDPEHKSPRESGEDSEDESEILEESPCGRWLKRREEVYVPTKSALAEGSSFAGARSSGGEIEKIPQSTDMEAEKRDLPGVDCAYLAMDTEEGVEVVWNEVQFSERKNFKAQEEKIQLVFENLTQLEHPNIVKFHRYWTDTHNDKPRVIFITEYMSSGSLKQFLKRTKRNVKKLPLQAWKRWCTQILSALSYLHSCSPPIIHGNLTCDTIFIQHNGLVKIGSVAPDAIHHHVKTCRANMKNMHFVAPEYASLFSDSVTPAIDIYSFGMCALEMAALEIQGNGDTGTVVTDENINKTIESLDDAQQKDFIHKCLQVDPLSRPSARELLFHPLLFEVHSLKLLSAHALVNSTTNISETITDEVLQRLYGPDTVVAEIHYIGRPPQQIRSSDIPVAEKLEKFVEDVKYGIYPLTAFMPKLPPPVRPRAISPEVTESVKSVTPEPLDFESRRVVNMMCNVKPREESRELLMTILLRMDDKMNRQLTCPVTQIDTSMLLAQELVHFGFINENDRDKIGNLIEEALRSCFNKQLMNPGMVSLTSLPTQTTLLLSGSEFPSLQHLDNSIVSTTTSSGDCLSGSSYESSGVTGVSNNDITESKEAESSIIADSGS
- the LOC105693527 gene encoding nuclear receptor-binding protein homolog isoform X4, with translation MPGSRSSTDPEHKSPRESGEDSEDESEILEESPCGRWLKRREEVYVPTKSALAEGSSFAGARSSGGEIEKIPQSTDMEAEKRDLPGVDCAYLAMDTEEGVEVVWNEVQFSERKNFKAQEEKIQLVFENLTQLEHPNIVKFHRYWTDTHNDKPRVIFITEYMSSGSLKQFLKRTKRNVKKLPLQAWKRWCTQILSALSYLHSCSPPIIHGNLTCDTIFIQHNGLVKIGSVAPDAIHHHVKTCRANMKNMHFVAPEYANSVTPAIDIYSFGMCALEMAALEIQGNGDTGTVVTDENINKTIESLDDAQQKDFIHKCLQVDPLSRPSARELLFHPLLFEVHSLKLLSAHALVNSTTNISETITDEVLQRLYGPDTVVAEIHYIGRPPQQIRSSDIPVAEKLEKFVEDVKYGIYPLTAFMPKLPPPVRPRAISPEVTESVKSVTPEPLDFESRRVVNMMCNVKPREESRELLMTILLRMDDKMNRQLTCPVTQIDTSMLLAQELVHFGFINENDRDKIGNLIEEALRSCFNKQLMNPGMVSLTSLPTQTTLLLSGSEFPSLQHLDNSIVSTTTSSGDCLSGSSYESSGVTGVSNNDITESKEAESSIIADSGS
- the LOC105693527 gene encoding nuclear receptor-binding protein homolog isoform X2 → MPGSRSSTDPEHKSPRESGEDSEDESEILEESPCGRWLKRREEVYVPTKSALAEGSSFAGARSSGGEIEKIPQSTDMEAEKRDLPGVDCAYLAMDTEEGVEVVWNEVQFSERKNFKAQEEKIQLVFENLTQLEHPNIVKFHRYWTDTHNDKPRVIFITEYMSSGSLKQFLKRTKRNVKKLPLQAWKRWCTQILSALSYLHSCSPPIIHGNLTCDTIFIQHNGLVKIGSVAPDAIHHHVKTCRANMKNMHFVAPEYANSVTPAIDIYSFGMCALEMAALEIQGNGDTGTVVTDENINKTIESLDDAQQKDFIHKCLQVDPLSRPSARELLFHPLLFEVHSLKLLSAHALVNSTTNISETITDEVLQRLYGPDTVVAEIHYIGRPPQQIRSSDIPVAEKLEKFVEDVKYGIYPLTAFMPKLPPPVRPRAISPEVTESVKSVTPEPLDFESRRVVNMMCNVKPREESRELLVSLPLLLRRSPTSLRMTILLRMDDKMNRQLTCPVTQIDTSMLLAQELVHFGFINENDRDKIGNLIEEALRSCFNKQLMNPGMVSLTSLPTQTTLLLSGSEFPSLQHLDNSIVSTTTSSGDCLSGSSYESSGVTGVSNNDITESKEAESSIIADSGS